A genomic stretch from Ignavibacteria bacterium includes:
- the rsmI gene encoding 16S rRNA (cytidine(1402)-2'-O)-methyltransferase: MNTERGILYLVSTPIGNYEDITLRALNVLKDVDLVVCEERKEGNRLLSHYKIEQQLVQLNEHNESAVSSIILDELHKGKNVALISDCGTPLFSDPGTILVKKAIQSKIKITAIPGSSSLLPALITSGFDMKQFLFYGFLSPKRENRIIELQKLRNEKRTFVLMDTPYRLLQVLRDIAEVIGSSRRLSVAFNLTMNNEEIFRGTAIELQTFFSKEHTKGEFVIIVENIK; this comes from the coding sequence ATGAATACAGAACGTGGAATACTATACCTTGTTTCAACACCCATCGGAAACTACGAAGATATTACACTTCGCGCGTTAAATGTTTTGAAAGATGTTGACCTTGTTGTTTGTGAAGAACGCAAGGAAGGAAATCGTTTACTCTCGCATTACAAGATTGAACAACAGTTAGTGCAACTCAATGAACATAATGAATCTGCTGTTTCATCTATCATCCTTGATGAATTACACAAGGGCAAGAATGTTGCGCTCATTTCCGATTGTGGAACGCCGCTATTTTCCGACCCGGGAACTATTCTTGTTAAGAAAGCGATCCAATCGAAAATAAAAATTACCGCGATTCCCGGTTCATCATCGTTGCTTCCCGCGCTCATCACGTCCGGTTTTGATATGAAACAATTTTTGTTCTACGGATTTCTTTCACCGAAGCGGGAAAACAGAATTATAGAATTACAAAAACTTCGAAACGAAAAACGAACATTTGTATTGATGGATACTCCGTACCGTTTGTTGCAAGTATTGCGCGATATTGCAGAAGTAATCGGTTCTTCACGAAGATTATCCGTTGCGTTCAATTTAACGATGAACAATGAAGAAATATTTCGTGGAACGGCAATCGAATTGCAAACTTTTTTTTCGAAAGAACATACAAAGGGAGAATTTGTCATCATCGTTGAAAATATAAAGTAA
- a CDS encoding SET domain-containing protein, which yields MHSPTFVKLQLKESFIHDLGCYAVENIPQGAFVIEYTGELISAEEALKREADKTRNGIYTFWISEEFAIDGYEQGNYSRYFNHSCLPNCEYEIKEKTILFYASRDILQGEELTIDYAFDAEGEKVQCCCGKENCRGVINALET from the coding sequence ATGCACTCACCAACTTTTGTAAAACTACAATTGAAAGAATCTTTTATCCACGATCTCGGTTGCTATGCAGTTGAAAATATTCCGCAAGGGGCATTTGTAATCGAGTACACTGGTGAATTAATATCAGCGGAAGAAGCATTAAAACGCGAAGCGGACAAGACACGAAACGGAATTTATACATTTTGGATTAGTGAAGAATTTGCAATTGATGGTTACGAACAAGGAAACTATTCGCGATATTTTAATCACTCGTGTTTGCCCAATTGCGAGTATGAAATCAAAGAAAAGACAATTCTGTTCTACGCTTCTCGCGACATTTTGCAAGGAGAAGAACTCACGATTGATTATGCGTTCGATGCAGAAGGAGAAAAAGTACAATGCTGTTGCGGGAAAGAAAATTGCAGAGGCGTGATAAATGCGTTAGAAACTTAA